Genomic DNA from Balneolales bacterium ANBcel1:
CCTCTTCCTGCTTGGAAGGATTTACAAGAGCCAGAACCCGGACCGTCTTGCCGGTACCGTGAGGCAGGGAAACCGTGCCTCGTACCATTTGATCGGCATGCCTGGGATCCACACCAAGTTTGATGTCTATATCTATCGAAGCATCAAATTTGGTATTTGATGTCTTTTTTGCCAGCTCCGATGCTTCCTCGAGACTGTATTCCTTACCGGCCTCAATCAGCTTTTGAGCTTCTATGTATTTTTTTCCTCTTTTAGGCATATGATATGACCTGCAAATGATTACTTTTTACGATCCACTTTTAGTCCCATGCTGCGCGCAGTACCGGCGATCATCTCAGCGGCATGGTCAATATCAAACGCATTGAGATCCTTCATTTTAATCTCAGCAATCTCTTTGCATTTACTCCATTTAACGGTACCGACCTTGATCTTGTTAGGTTCACCTGAACCGGACTTCAACTTCAGAGCCTGTTTCAGCAGAACAGCCGCAGGAGGGGTCTTTGTAATAAAGGTGAAAGACTTGTCCTGATAGACCGTGATGACTACGGGGATAACAGTACCGGTACTTTCCTGGGTGCGTGCATTAAAAGCCTTGCAGAACTCCATGATATTTACTCCGGCCTGACCCAACGCCGGTCCCACCGGCGGTGCCGGGTTTGCCTGCCCGCCCATGATCTGCAACTTGATAACTTGACTTACTTTCTTCGCCATAACGTTTTAACCTTCTTCTATAGCAACTTGTATTTGATTGTCCTTTTCAGGGGCCGGCCTGAGTAATATCAGGCTTCTGGGTCAACCTGATTTACATCTACCTCCACAGGAGTACGGCGACCAAAAATACTCACCAGAACCCGCAGCTTCATCTTGTCGGGATAAACCTCCTCGACAGTGCCATCAAAATCCTTGAATGGCCCGTCTATAACTTTCACAAGGTCTCCTTTCTTGAAAGGTATTTCTACTAGACTCGCGCCTTCTTCTTCCGCCTGGCCGGCTTTACCAAGAATCCGATCGACCTCGTCTCTTTTCAACGGAGCCGGACGCGTACTTTCCTTGTC
This window encodes:
- the rplK gene encoding 50S ribosomal protein L11; the encoded protein is MAKKVSQVIKLQIMGGQANPAPPVGPALGQAGVNIMEFCKAFNARTQESTGTVIPVVITVYQDKSFTFITKTPPAAVLLKQALKLKSGSGEPNKIKVGTVKWSKCKEIAEIKMKDLNAFDIDHAAEMIAGTARSMGLKVDRKK